Proteins encoded in a region of the Fusobacterium perfoetens genome:
- a CDS encoding ABC-F family ATP-binding cassette domain-containing protein, with protein sequence MALLHVDNLYKGFSGETLFKNISFSIDEKDKIGVIGINGAGKTTLIKMLLEEEENDVDPSTNQRGTISKKGNLRIGYLSQNINLNYENTVFDELMLVFGSVLEDYKKIQELSFRINLEPDNFDKIMEELAVVTTRYEQEEGYAIEYKVKQILNGLSVQEDLWKQKIGDLSGGQKSRVALGKILLEEPELLILDEPTNHLDLVAIEWLEKFLKDYNKAVMVVSHDRYFLDNVVGRIFEIEGHTLKTYKGNFTEYTIQKEVYLSGAMKAFEKEQEKIKQMEEYIRRYKAGIKSKQARGRESLLNRMEKMENPVVNVRKMKLKFDIDRPSVDRVLKIQNLSKSYDGKKIFQNLNLEIFRGERVGIIGKNGVGKSTLLKIINGTEKADSGVVTIGEKVTIGYYDQNHKGLDEKASILNEFMFNYPMSEEDVRRLAGGFLFPEEDVFKIIGSLSGGEKARVTLMKLILKKANFLVLDEPTNHLDIYSREVLEEALEDYQGTILIVSHDRYFLEGIVNTIYEITENGAEKFHGNYKEYCERKNKPVVEKDTKGVNDYEEQKRVKNRISSLEKKYNETEKFIEKLEEKKSLLEEDYNQAGKENNLDKLLEIQEKMEKLDDEIMESMEKWEDIEKELKILKKAL encoded by the coding sequence ATGGCTTTACTACATGTTGATAATTTATACAAAGGTTTTTCAGGAGAAACTCTTTTTAAAAATATAAGTTTTTCTATTGATGAAAAAGATAAAATTGGTGTTATTGGAATAAATGGAGCTGGGAAAACTACTCTTATAAAAATGTTATTAGAAGAGGAAGAAAATGATGTTGATCCAAGTACAAATCAAAGAGGAACTATTAGTAAAAAGGGAAATTTAAGAATAGGATACCTTTCTCAAAATATAAATCTTAATTATGAAAATACTGTTTTTGATGAATTGATGCTTGTTTTTGGAAGTGTTTTAGAGGATTATAAAAAAATACAAGAACTTAGTTTTAGAATAAATTTAGAGCCAGATAATTTTGATAAAATAATGGAAGAATTAGCAGTTGTCACTACTCGCTATGAACAAGAGGAAGGATATGCTATTGAATATAAAGTTAAACAAATCTTAAATGGATTAAGTGTTCAAGAAGATTTATGGAAGCAAAAAATAGGAGATCTTTCTGGAGGACAAAAATCTAGAGTGGCTTTAGGAAAAATCTTATTAGAAGAACCAGAACTTTTGATACTAGACGAGCCTACAAACCATTTGGATTTGGTAGCTATTGAGTGGCTAGAAAAATTTTTAAAAGATTATAATAAAGCTGTAATGGTAGTGTCTCATGATAGATATTTTTTAGACAATGTAGTTGGAAGAATTTTTGAAATAGAGGGACATACTTTAAAAACTTATAAAGGAAACTTTACAGAGTATACTATTCAAAAAGAGGTTTATCTATCTGGAGCAATGAAAGCTTTCGAAAAAGAGCAAGAAAAAATCAAACAGATGGAAGAATACATAAGACGTTACAAGGCTGGAATAAAATCAAAACAAGCTAGAGGAAGAGAAAGTCTTTTAAATAGAATGGAAAAAATGGAAAATCCAGTCGTAAATGTTAGAAAGATGAAACTTAAATTTGATATAGATAGACCAAGTGTAGATAGGGTTTTAAAAATCCAAAATCTTTCAAAATCTTACGATGGAAAGAAAATATTCCAAAATCTAAATCTTGAAATATTTAGAGGAGAAAGAGTTGGAATAATTGGAAAAAATGGTGTTGGAAAATCAACTCTTTTAAAAATAATAAATGGTACAGAAAAAGCTGATAGTGGAGTAGTAACAATAGGAGAAAAAGTAACAATAGGATACTATGACCAAAATCACAAAGGACTTGATGAAAAAGCGAGTATTTTAAATGAATTCATGTTTAACTATCCAATGAGCGAGGAAGATGTAAGAAGACTTGCGGGAGGATTTTTATTCCCAGAAGAAGATGTATTTAAAATAATAGGTTCTTTAAGTGGTGGAGAAAAAGCAAGGGTAACTTTAATGAAACTTATTCTAAAAAAAGCTAACTTCTTGGTGCTAGACGAACCAACAAACCATTTGGATATCTATTCAAGAGAAGTTTTAGAAGAAGCTTTGGAAGATTATCAAGGAACAATCCTGATAGTATCTCATGATAGATATTTCTTAGAAGGAATAGTAAATACTATCTATGAAATAACAGAAAACGGAGCTGAAAAGTTCCACGGAAATTATAAAGAATATTGTGAAAGAAAAAATAAGCCTGTTGTTGAAAAAGATACAAAAGGTGTAAATGATTATGAAGAACAAAAAAGAGTAAAAAATAGAATATCTTCTTTAGAGAAAAAATATAACGAAACAGAAAAATTTATAGAAAAATTAGAGGAGAAAAAGTCACTTTTAGAAGAGGACTATAATCAAGCTGGAAAAGAAAATAATCTTGATAAGCTATTGGAAATCCAAGAAAAGATGGAAAAATTAGATGATGAGATTATGGAATCTATGGAAAAATGGGAAGATATAGAAAAAGAATTAAAAATTTTAAAAAAAGCTTTGTAA
- a CDS encoding Glu/Leu/Phe/Val family dehydrogenase — MAKELNVFEMAQAQVKNACDKLGMEPNVYELLKEPQRVIEVNIPVKMDDGSIKIFKGFRSQHNDAVGPTKGGIRFHPNVSLEEVKALSIWMTFKCSVTGIPYGGGKGGIIVDPSELSKGELERLSRGYIDGIYKLIGEKVDVPAPDVNTNGQIMAWMVDEYNKLTGTSAIGTLTGKPVDFGGSKGRNEATGYGVAVTVREACKKMGIVEPKVAVQGFGNVGAFTVKNIQKLGGKVVAMCEYDKEHGPYAIYDENGLDFQAMWDYKQEHKTLFGFAKEIAIDDFWGADVDVVVPAALEKAIDVHQAELIKAKLVCEAANGPTTPAADEVLNKKGIVLTPDILTNAGGVTVSYFEWVQNLYGYYWGEKEVEEKEDIAMVDAFEALWKIKEEYNVTMREAAYMHSVKKVATAMKLRGWY; from the coding sequence ATGGCAAAAGAATTAAACGTTTTTGAAATGGCTCAAGCTCAAGTTAAAAATGCTTGTGACAAACTAGGAATGGAACCAAATGTATATGAATTATTAAAAGAACCACAAAGAGTAATCGAAGTTAACATTCCAGTTAAAATGGACGACGGATCTATAAAAATATTCAAAGGATTCAGATCTCAACACAATGATGCAGTAGGACCTACAAAAGGAGGAATCAGATTCCATCCTAACGTATCTTTAGAAGAAGTTAAAGCATTATCAATTTGGATGACTTTCAAATGCTCTGTAACTGGAATCCCTTATGGAGGAGGTAAAGGAGGAATCATCGTTGACCCTTCTGAATTATCTAAAGGTGAATTAGAAAGATTATCAAGAGGATACATCGACGGAATCTACAAACTAATAGGAGAAAAAGTTGACGTTCCAGCTCCAGACGTAAATACTAACGGACAAATCATGGCATGGATGGTTGACGAATACAACAAATTAACAGGAACTTCTGCAATCGGAACTTTAACTGGTAAACCAGTTGATTTCGGTGGATCTAAAGGAAGAAACGAAGCTACTGGATACGGTGTTGCTGTAACAGTTAGAGAAGCTTGTAAAAAAATGGGAATCGTTGAACCAAAAGTTGCAGTTCAAGGATTCGGAAACGTTGGAGCATTCACAGTTAAAAACATCCAAAAATTAGGTGGAAAAGTTGTAGCTATGTGTGAATACGACAAAGAACACGGACCATATGCTATCTATGACGAAAACGGATTAGATTTCCAAGCTATGTGGGATTACAAACAAGAACACAAAACATTATTCGGATTTGCTAAAGAAATAGCTATCGACGACTTCTGGGGAGCAGACGTAGACGTTGTTGTTCCAGCAGCTCTAGAAAAAGCTATCGATGTTCACCAAGCTGAATTAATCAAAGCTAAACTAGTTTGTGAAGCAGCAAACGGACCAACTACTCCAGCTGCTGACGAAGTATTAAATAAAAAAGGAATCGTTCTTACTCCAGACATCTTAACTAACGCTGGTGGAGTTACAGTTTCTTACTTCGAATGGGTACAAAACCTATACGGATACTACTGGGGAGAAAAAGAAGTTGAAGAAAAAGAAGACATCGCAATGGTTGACGCTTTCGAAGCTTTATGGAAAATCAAAGAAGAATACAATGTTACAATGAGAGAAGCAGCTTACATGCACTCTGTTAAAAAAGTTGCTACTGCAATGAAATTAAGAGGATGGTACTAA
- the fusA gene encoding elongation factor G, whose protein sequence is MARQVSLEMTRNIGIMAHIDAGKTTTTERILFYTGVNHNLGEVHDGAATMDWMEQEQERGITITSAATTCFWKNHRINIIDTPGHVDFTVEVERSLRVLDGAVAVFSAVDGVQPQSETVWRQADKYQVPRMAFFNKMDRIGANFEMCVNDIKEKLGANPVPIQLPIGAEDAFEGIIDLIEMKEIVYMDDKGKNIEEREIRAEYADKAEEMREAMIESIVECDDELMEKYLGGEEVSNEEIKSALRAGTIGNMIIPVLCGTAFKNKGIQPLLDAVTLYMPAPTQKGVIKGHEYKNEENAIELPISDEAPFAALAFKVMTDPFVGRLTFFRVYTGIVEKGSYVLNSTKGKKERMGRLLQMHANKREEIDVVYCGDIAAVVGLKDTTTGDTLCSETNPIILEKMEFPEPVISVAVEPKTKADQEKMGIALAKLAEEDPTFKVKTDEETGQTIISGMGELHLDIIVDRMRREFKVESTVGKPQVAYRETITSGTEQEVKYAKQSGGKGQYGHVKLRIEPLEGKDFEFVNEITGGAIPREYIPAVEKGCREALENGVVAGYPLVGVKVTLYDGSFHEVDSSEMAFKIAGSMAMKQGAEKCKPVILEPMFKVEVTTPEEYMGDIIGDINSRRGMVGGMTDRNGAKIIDAKVPLSEMFGYATDLRSKSQGRANYSMEFESYVQVPRNIQDEIKAARGR, encoded by the coding sequence ATGGCTAGACAAGTTTCATTAGAAATGACTAGAAACATTGGTATAATGGCTCACATTGACGCTGGTAAAACTACAACAACTGAAAGAATTCTTTTCTATACAGGAGTTAACCACAACCTTGGAGAAGTTCATGATGGAGCTGCTACAATGGACTGGATGGAGCAAGAGCAAGAAAGAGGTATCACAATTACTTCAGCTGCTACAACATGTTTCTGGAAAAATCATAGAATAAATATAATAGACACACCAGGACACGTGGACTTTACTGTTGAAGTTGAAAGATCTCTTAGAGTTCTAGACGGAGCAGTAGCAGTATTCTCAGCAGTTGACGGGGTTCAACCTCAATCTGAAACTGTATGGAGACAAGCAGACAAATACCAAGTACCAAGAATGGCTTTCTTTAATAAAATGGACAGAATCGGAGCTAACTTCGAAATGTGCGTTAACGACATTAAAGAAAAATTAGGAGCAAATCCTGTACCTATCCAATTACCAATTGGAGCAGAAGATGCTTTTGAAGGAATTATAGACCTTATCGAAATGAAAGAAATCGTTTATATGGACGATAAAGGTAAAAATATAGAAGAAAGAGAAATCAGAGCTGAATATGCTGATAAAGCAGAAGAAATGAGAGAAGCTATGATTGAATCTATCGTTGAATGTGATGACGAATTAATGGAAAAATATCTTGGTGGAGAAGAAGTTTCTAATGAAGAAATAAAATCTGCATTAAGAGCAGGAACAATTGGAAACATGATAATTCCTGTATTATGTGGAACAGCATTTAAAAATAAAGGAATCCAACCTTTACTAGATGCAGTTACATTATACATGCCAGCTCCAACTCAAAAAGGAGTTATTAAAGGACATGAATATAAAAATGAAGAAAATGCAATAGAATTACCTATATCAGATGAGGCTCCATTTGCAGCTTTAGCATTCAAAGTTATGACTGACCCATTTGTAGGAAGATTAACATTCTTTAGAGTATATACTGGAATAGTTGAAAAAGGTTCTTATGTTCTTAACTCAACAAAAGGTAAGAAAGAAAGAATGGGAAGATTACTTCAAATGCATGCTAATAAAAGAGAAGAAATTGATGTTGTTTACTGTGGAGATATCGCAGCAGTTGTTGGATTAAAAGATACAACAACAGGAGATACTTTATGTTCAGAAACAAATCCAATAATTCTTGAAAAAATGGAATTCCCTGAACCAGTTATATCAGTAGCTGTTGAACCAAAAACAAAAGCAGACCAAGAAAAAATGGGAATTGCTTTAGCAAAACTAGCTGAAGAAGACCCTACATTCAAAGTTAAAACTGATGAAGAAACTGGACAAACAATTATATCAGGAATGGGAGAATTACACCTTGATATCATTGTTGACAGAATGAGAAGAGAATTTAAAGTAGAATCAACTGTTGGTAAACCACAAGTTGCTTATAGAGAAACTATTACTTCTGGAACTGAGCAAGAAGTTAAATATGCTAAACAATCTGGAGGTAAAGGACAATACGGACACGTTAAATTAAGAATCGAACCTTTAGAAGGAAAAGATTTTGAATTTGTTAACGAAATTACTGGAGGAGCAATTCCTAGAGAATATATCCCTGCAGTAGAAAAAGGATGTAGAGAAGCTCTTGAAAATGGAGTTGTAGCTGGATATCCTTTAGTTGGAGTTAAAGTAACTCTTTATGATGGATCATTCCATGAAGTTGACTCATCAGAAATGGCATTCAAAATTGCTGGTTCAATGGCAATGAAACAAGGTGCTGAAAAATGTAAACCAGTTATTCTAGAACCTATGTTCAAAGTAGAAGTAACTACTCCAGAAGAATATATGGGAGATATCATCGGAGATATCAACTCTAGAAGAGGAATGGTTGGAGGTATGACAGACAGAAATGGTGCTAAAATCATTGATGCTAAAGTACCTTTATCAGAAATGT
- the rpsL gene encoding 30S ribosomal protein S12: MPTLNQLVKKGRQTLEETSKSPALQGNPQKRGVCVRVYTTTPKKPNSALRKVARVKLTNGLEVTCYIPGEGHNLQEHSIALIRGGRTKDLPGVRYKIIRGALDTAGVNNRKQSRSKYGMKKA, translated from the coding sequence ATGCCTACTCTAAATCAATTAGTTAAAAAGGGGAGACAAACTTTAGAAGAAACAAGTAAATCTCCAGCATTACAAGGAAACCCACAAAAAAGAGGAGTTTGTGTAAGAGTTTATACAACTACACCTAAAAAACCTAACTCAGCTTTAAGAAAGGTTGCCAGAGTAAAATTAACAAACGGACTTGAAGTTACTTGCTACATCCCAGGAGAAGGACACAACTTACAAGAACACTCAATCGCACTTATAAGAGGTGGAAGAACAAAAGACTTACCAGGGGTTAGATACAAGATAATCAGAGGAGCACTAGACACAGCTGGTGTTAACAACAGAAAACAATCTAGATCTAAATATGGAATGAAAAAAGCGTAA
- the rpsG gene encoding 30S ribosomal protein S7: MSRRRAAVKRDVLPDSRYNDKVVTKTINALMVDGKKSLSESIFYSAMDLIKEKTGKEGYDVFKQAMENIKPQIEVRSRRIGGATYQVPTEVRLERQQTLALRWLKAYTRERKEYGMVEKLAAELIAASNNEGATVKKKEDTYRMAEANRAFAHYKY; the protein is encoded by the coding sequence ATGTCAAGAAGAAGAGCAGCAGTTAAAAGAGATGTATTACCTGATTCTAGATATAACGATAAGGTAGTTACTAAAACTATAAATGCACTAATGGTAGATGGAAAAAAATCTTTATCTGAATCAATATTCTATTCAGCTATGGACTTAATAAAAGAAAAAACTGGTAAAGAGGGGTACGACGTTTTCAAACAAGCTATGGAAAACATTAAACCTCAAATCGAAGTAAGATCAAGAAGAATCGGAGGAGCTACATACCAAGTTCCTACAGAAGTTAGATTAGAAAGACAACAAACTTTAGCATTAAGATGGTTAAAAGCTTATACTAGAGAAAGAAAAGAATATGGTATGGTAGAAAAATTAGCAGCTGAATTAATCGCAGCATCTAACAATGAAGGTGCAACTGTTAAGAAAAAAGAAGATACATATAGAATGGCTGAAGCTAACAGAGCTTTCGCACACTACAAATATTAA